Proteins from one Nitrobacteraceae bacterium AZCC 2146 genomic window:
- a CDS encoding pyrroline-5-carboxylate reductase (product_source=KO:K00286; cath_funfam=1.10.3730.10,3.40.50.720; cog=COG0345; ko=KO:K00286; pfam=PF03807,PF14748; superfamily=48179,51735; tigrfam=TIGR00112; transmembrane_helix_parts=Inside_1_12,TMhelix_13_35,Outside_36_277) encodes MTSSTTTQPLADITGTIVLAGAGKMGGAMLAGWLAQGLEAARVAVIDPHPSDEINALAAKGVRLNPAAGDIDAVAALVVAVKPQMFREAGPMLRGFAGSSLVVSIMAGATIAGISEVCGGKVVRAMPNTPAAIGRGITVAVAADNVSAEQRGIADALLRATGSVEWIEDESLMDAVTAVSGSGPAYVFLLAEELARAGVAAGLPAELATKLARETVAGSGELLHRSELDSATLRKNVTSPGGTTAAALEVLMGTDGFEPLLTHAIAAATKRSKELAK; translated from the coding sequence ATGACCTCTTCAACGACCACGCAACCCCTCGCTGATATCACCGGCACCATCGTGCTGGCCGGCGCCGGCAAGATGGGCGGTGCGATGCTGGCGGGCTGGCTGGCGCAGGGGCTCGAGGCTGCCCGCGTCGCCGTGATCGATCCGCATCCGTCCGACGAGATCAACGCGCTCGCCGCCAAAGGCGTGCGCCTCAATCCGGCCGCGGGCGATATCGACGCAGTCGCGGCACTCGTCGTCGCCGTCAAACCGCAGATGTTTCGCGAGGCCGGGCCGATGCTGCGCGGTTTTGCGGGATCGTCGCTGGTGGTGTCGATCATGGCCGGCGCGACGATTGCAGGGATCTCCGAAGTCTGCGGCGGCAAGGTGGTGCGTGCGATGCCGAACACGCCGGCCGCCATCGGCCGCGGAATCACGGTGGCCGTCGCCGCCGACAATGTCAGCGCCGAACAGCGCGGGATTGCCGACGCGCTGCTGCGCGCCACCGGCTCGGTGGAATGGATCGAGGACGAGAGCCTGATGGATGCGGTCACCGCGGTGTCAGGATCGGGTCCGGCCTATGTCTTCCTGCTCGCCGAAGAACTGGCGCGCGCCGGCGTCGCTGCCGGTCTGCCGGCCGAACTCGCCACCAAACTCGCGCGCGAAACCGTCGCCGGCTCCGGCGAATTGCTGCATCGCTCCGAGCTGGATTCCGCAACCCTGCGCAAGAACGTCACCTCGCCCGGCGGCACCACCGCCGCGGCACTCGAGGTGCTGATGGGCACGGACGGATTTGAGCCGCTGCTGACCCACGCCATTGCCGCGGCGACGAAGCGTTCGAAGGAATTGGCGAAGTAG